One segment of Toxoplasma gondii ME49 chromosome VI, whole genome shotgun sequence DNA contains the following:
- a CDS encoding tetratricopeptide repeat-containing protein (encoded by transcript TGME49_242360) has translation MSDILSEAPLLEVLYFLAQRHQYRRMQRLCMRELTVRFSGKLLFWHSFALAEEGSIAEAEQKFQSLLNNKKVAFPAASALHHYSIRPACDESRDSRVDELRNRVLAEKVTANDDALLLAARFFLLVGELEAASSLLTAQDTLQEALQHYPWFWPASVYKSELLMLLGRWDEAAECARNVLQVEEDDLDSHTVLILQAVAQKGDLDQGVLKVRTFFKMLAVQETGLLLPYHNLLLSMRKVRAGVKVDVADETTFLNLQEAVAYVDETVSCTVRDFRSTLGMNFFMAFRANLLFDAASTYVDLACYGSLMKTLKPAIGSIVVELCTGFLTSTTPSKDTGFVADALAKAASVLATLCHFMPGHGMAKLEGQPAEGLAQLEKALSLDPRLKSYLPYYLVKAELQMQKTEFEDAVSTLEEAQPLSIVRLKAAQKLNCERQDADRAAEMANPTIGSSSRRPDQYLFCQVTDLERVEFHCLMAAAASKSNRGDKAEQILSRAFSSFAGGPLEGKLVLCSAAIAAETGDNARAAQLLSSVTPSNPFYVKAQTSLAQIFLREKKNKAAYARCFRDIASVQPTAENFTAIGEALLEIYEPRGAVQAFEQALRAKPEDRKLVRCIVAALAKTHQFERATAYANNSLREQPDDLELRLDLVALLFRLRRWQEAIETASPVDGDNITYDKCFTLGAKVQILLLKVKALLSQTSSYSARGNETDLEDRYEGASGILL, from the exons ATGAGTGATATTTTGTCAGAGGCACCGCTGTTAGAGGTGCTGTACTTCCTTGCACAAAGGCACCAGTATCGTCGAATGCAACGGCTTTGCATGCGAGAACTCACCGTGAGGTTCAGTGGAAAGCTTCTCTTTTGGCACTCTTTCGCTTTGGCGGAAGAAGGGAGCATTGCAGAAGCGGAGCAAAAATTCCAAAGTCTCCTCAACAACAAGAAAGTCGCCTTCCCAGCTGCGTCAGCTCTTCATCATTATAGCATACGGCCGGCATGTGATGAATCCAG AGACTCAAGGGTGGATGAATTAAGAAACAGGGTACTTGCGGAGAAAGTTACTGCCAATGATGACGCACTCCTCCTTGCCgcgcgcttctttctgttggTGGGGGAGCTAGAGGCAGCTTCGTCCCTTCTCACC GCGCAGGATACTCTACAGGAGGCGCTCCAACACTACCCATGGTTCTGGCCGGCCTCAGTGTACAAGAGTGAACTTCTGATGTTACTTGGCCGGTGGGACGAGGCAGCTGAGTGCGCCAGAAATGTGCTCCaagtcgaagaagatgaCCTAGACAGCCATACAGTTCTGATTCTCCAAGCTGTCGCCCAGAAGGGGGATCTAGACCAGGGTGTTCTGAAAGTTCGAACATTCTTCAAGATGCTGGCTGTACAG GAAACAGGGCTTCTGTTGCCATATCACAACTTGCTCCTCAGCATGAGAAAAGTTCGCGCAGGTGTGAAAGTCGATGTGGCTGATGAGACGACCTTCCTGAATCTGCAAGAGGCTGTGGCGTACGTCGACGAGACAGTTTCGTGCACGGTCCGTGATTTCCGATCAACCTTAGGGATGAACTTTTTCATGGCTTTCCGAGCGAACCTTCTCTTCGATGCGGCCAGCACGTACGTGGACTTGGCATGCTACGGATCACTGATGAAAACTCTCAAGCCAGC GATAGGGAGTATCGTTGTGGAGCTTTGCACGGGCTTCCTGACATCGACCACACCGTCGAAAGATACCGGCTTTGTTGCGGATGCTCTCGCTAAAGCAGCGTCAGTGCTGGCGACGCTGTGCCACTTCATGCCCGGCCACGGAATGGCGAAG CTTGAGGGTCAGCCAGCAGAAGGGCTGGCGCAGCTGGAGAAAGCCCTATCGCTCGATCCACGACTGAAGAGCTACTTGCCCTATTACCTTGTCAAAG CCGAGCTCCagatgcagaagacagaaTTTGAGGATGCTGTCAGTACCCTGGAAGAGGCTCAGCCTCTTTCGATCGTGAGATTGAAAGCCGCCCAGAAACTGAACTGTGAACGACAGGACGCAGACCGTGCTGCAGAGATGGCAAACCCGACCATAGGATCGTCTTCGCGACGTCCTGACCAATATCTCTTTTGTCAAGTAACTGATCTTGAGCGAGTAGAGTTTCACTGTCTTATGGCAGCGGCAGCTTCGAAGAGCAATCGTGGTGATAAAGCAGAACAAATACTAAGTcgtgccttttcttcgttcgcgGGTGGTCCTCTTGAAGGAAAACTTGTCCTTTGCAGTGCGGCGATAGCTGCTGAAACAGGTGACAATGCCAGAGCAGCCCAGCTTCTGAGCTCCGTGACTCCATCTAATCCGTTTTATGTGAAGGCACAAACGAGCCTCGCTCAGATTTTcctgagagagaaaaagaataAGGCAGCATATGCACGCTGCTTCCGGGATATAGCTTCCGTTCAGCCGACAGCGGAAAACTTCACGGCCATTGGAGAAGCCCTGCTGGAGATCTACGAGCCCAGAGGAGCTGTCCAAGCGTTTGAACAAGCGCTACGCGCGAAGCCCGAGGACCGCAAGCTCGTCCGATGCATTG TTGCAGCGCTTGCAAAGACGCATCAGTTCGAGAGAGCGACTGCCTACGCCAACAATTCTCTTCGTGAACAACCGGACGATCTGGAGCTTCGACTAGACTTGGTTGCTCTGCTCTTCAGGCTGAGAAGATGGCAGGAGGCAATCGAAACCGCTTCTCCTGTAGACGGTGATAACATTACGTATGACAAATGCTTTACGCTTGGCGCAAAGGTCCAAATATTGCTTCTCAAAGTCAAGGCACTGCTGTCGCAGACATCCTCTTATTCAGCTCGGGGAAACGAAACGGACCTAGAAGACAGGTATGAAGGTGCATCGGGAATTTTACTTTAA
- a CDS encoding tetratricopeptide repeat-containing protein (encoded by transcript TGME49_242350) — translation MRKQGLLIENYSSIKTAIETVKQSAGGLYIEAGTNYCLGIIKRWRIFPNEALQHLSIACRHPSFYHDSMRHMVEICLDPGDRITVETLLPDDTEQWSSSTAPDVQATNAFEAERLLQAWHAAGPPAEMRQRLVTWQIEALAFSKERTKMDLALKAVGDLLQHRNDVPLLLAAAETLLVMRQTSKARVHLRQICELAKKDVDGTAELETERASLLLGELYIQAGKIDSAIPLINLVTNRNKECARAWELLGMCAEKRGHYHEAADHYGKAWRLADERNVTVGYRLADSLLKAKQPVKAITACLAVLRQKPDFLKIRKEVLDKARRDLRP, via the exons ATGAGGAAACAAGGTCTGTTGATCGAGAACTACAGTTCCATTAAGACAGCCATCGAAACCGTGAAACAAAGCGCCGGGGGCCTCTACATTGAGGCAGGAACAAATTACTGTCTCGGCATCATCAAGAG GTGGAGGATATTCCCTAACGAAGCTCTTCAGCACCTGAGCATCGCCTGCCGCCACCCCAGTTTCTATCACGACAGCATGCGGCACATGGTGGAAATATGCTTGGATCCTGGTGACCGCATCACAGTTGAGACTTTGT TGCCCGATGATACAGAACAGTGGTCTTCTTCGACTGCACCAGATGTCCAAGCTACCAACGCtttcgaggcagagaggctcCTGCAAGCGTGGCATGCTGCAGGTCCGCCTGCGGAAATGCGGCAAAGGCTGGTGACATGGCAAATTGAGGCACTAGCATTctcgaaggaaagaacaaagatgGACCTCGCGTTAAAAGCTGTAGGAGACCTGTTGCAACATCGGAACGATGTCCCACTCCTGCTTGCGGCAGCCGAAACATTGCTTGTCATGAGACAAACAAGCAAAGCTCGCGTGCATCTCAGGCAGATATGTGAGTTGGCGAAGAAAGATGTGGATGGAACCGCCGAGCTTGAGACAGAACGCGCGTCTTTGCTCTTGGGTGAACTATATATTCAGGCGGGAAAGATTGACAGTGCTATTCCTCTAATAAATCTTGTCACGAACAGGAATAAAGAGTGCGCCCGTGCTTGGGAGCTGCTGGGCATGTGCGCGGAAAAGCGAGGACACTACCACGAAGCTGCCGATCACTACGGAAAG GCGTGGAGGCTCGCCGACGAACGTAATGTAACCGTCGGTTACCGGCTGGCTGATAGCTTGTTAAAGGCTAAGCAACCTGTCAAAGCTATAACTGCGTGCCTCGCAGTTCTGCGGCAAAAACCTGACTTCCTCAAAATCCGGAAGGAAGTTCTGGACAAAGCCCGTAGAGATTTGCGCCCGTAG
- a CDS encoding hypothetical protein (encoded by transcript TGME49_242370), with product MLTIQQAEEKIAFLSAKAAQMEVHCRQVEQAATKLDPLKKYIEAVSELSRETVEVSAESLMRRMVTLQSTNDELKRQLSDAVDRLEQGRLECKARQRLHQSHFAPKGYIKEDPSPISSSPKDTALSHARFLDIQQATEYLKQIGELAHKYKAIIKEAEAERDKIKRRGQRPELPFQDQYLPCGGNRGPVETSKRPTLGATSRSASAAPGGGPGCAMSKVGRLESVAADSGRSSPRAPLFVRRSVPVEVEVPLEAAEEDVVELVVIKTNGGNHRSPSQASSNSTLSAAVYHPSASGRQHNQGVQFGYSSRQQRTLHTPAGSNKTAKLFHSPVSDKTGLASEADSVSRHATVVASRKLFPASCSTKNCNIKRSTSADETSPGRSLSSRWATTRTKAALQQQKKRNSTVSLPKIVALDSSAVGRRRRQSSASEADRPSLLEPPKLGCLEVDPESPKAPNAEEGGVTLSQRVRFSCDILPRNWSFAPPSSSESSRGQPHFRAFGFSKKLAQSSCAALPPIVQRFVAHTDSISVARSCSRKTLGKSMSKSCTELRNIQGFRATEAGGLIQTAV from the exons ATGTTGACCATTCagcaagcagaagaaaaaatcGCTTTCTTGAGTGCTAAAGCTGCCCAGATGGAGGTCCACTGTCGTCAGGTTGAACAAGCGGCAACGAAGCTGGACCCCCTGAA AAAGTACATTGAAGCCGTGTCAGAGCTCTCGCGAGAGACAGTTGAAGTCTCAGCAGAGAGCTTGATGAGAAGAATGGTAACGCTTCAGAGTACCAACGACgagctgaagagacagctgAGCGACGCAGTCG ATCGGCTAGAGCAGGGACGCCTCGAGTGCAAGGCCCGCCAG CGTCTCCACCAATCACACTTCGCGCCGAAGGGATACATTAAGGAGGATCCGAGCCCAATCTCCTCTAGCCCGAAGGACACCGCGTTGTCCCACGCTCGGTTCCTTGATATTCAGCAAGCGACAGAGTACTTAAAACAAATAGGAGAGTTGGCGCATAAATACAAAGCTATAATCAAAGAGGCGGAAGCCGAACGAGACAAGATCAAAAGACGAG GTCAGCGGCCGGAACTGCCATTCCAAGACCAGTATCTGCCCTGTGGAGGGAATAGAGGGCCAGTTGAGACGAGCAAAAGACCGACTCTGGGGGCTACATCCCGATCCGCATCTGCGGCCCCTGGCGGCGGTCCCGGCTGTGCCATGAGTAAAGTGGGTCGGCTGGAAAGTGTAGCTGCAGACAGCGGCAGGAGCAGTCCTCGAGCTCCGTTGTTCGTGCGTCGGTCGGTACCTGTTGAGGTCGAAGTCCCGTTAGAGGCTGCAGAAGAGGACGTGGTCGAGCTTGTCGTTATCAAGACGAATGGTGGAAACCATCGGTCGCCTTCACAAGCCAGCAGCAACTCGACGCTCAGCGCTGCAGTGTACCACCCGTCTGCCAGTGGAAGGCAGCACAACCAGGGGGTTCAGTTCGGTTATTCCTCGCGGCAACAACGAACTCTGCACACTCCAGCGGGATCCAACAAGACAGCAAAGCTTTTTCACAGTCCAGTGAGCGACAAAACAGGACTAGCGTCTGAGGCGGATAGTGTGTCAAGGCACGCAACCGTGGTTGCTTCTCGCAAGCTCTTTCCAGCGTCTTGTTCGACGAAGAACTGCAACATAAAACGTAGCACGAGCGCCGATGAGACGTCTCCGGGTAGGTCTTTGTCTTCCCGGTGGGCAACGACACGAACGAAGGCCGCCCTCcaacagcagaagaaacgaaacagcaCGGTGTCGCTACCTAAAATCGTCGCTCTTGATTCTTCTGCAGtgggcagacgaagaaggcaatcTAGTGCAAGCGAAGCCGACAGGCCATCGCTTCTGGAGCCACCAAAATTGGGGTGTCTAGAAGTTGACCCCGAGAGCCCCAAAGCGCCaaatgcagaagaagggggTGTGACGCTTTCGCAACGAGTCAGGTTCTCCTGCGATATCCTCCCCAGAAACTGGTCCTTCGCGCCTCCAAGCAGTTCGGAGTCAAGCAGAGGACAACCGCATTTTAGAGCTTTTGGCTTCTCGAAAAAGCTTGCTCAGAGCAGTTGTGCAGCACTACCACCAATCGTTCAAAGATTCGTCGCCCACACCGATTCCATATCAGTAGCACGGAGTTGTAGCAGAAAGACTCTGGGAAAGAGCATGAGCAAGAGTTGCACAGAACTGAGAAATATCCAGGGTTTTCGAGCAACTGAGGCGGGAGGTCTCATTCAGACAGCAGTGTAA